From Flavobacterium alkalisoli, the proteins below share one genomic window:
- a CDS encoding metallophosphoesterase, with the protein MKKLILFTALLAFLNAGAQGYLKETESGYEGKFIPKLQQEEDALHFLVLGDFGRHGQYHQKPVAEQMGAAAITLDIDFTISVGDNFYPNGIESTQDPQLQNSFEDIYTNTKLYENWYVALGNHDYNGNIQAQIDYTKVSRRWQMPDKYYQETFTLKDGSKLLMVVMDTNPFIDSYYNKDNDMYKNIIAQDTTAQRKWLAETLEKTDAKWKIVVGHHPLYSGGKRKNSADTKSFEKKFAAFFDKYKVDAYLCGHEHDLQVVRPKGRYTTQFLSGAGSEVRPSGEREGTLYANNEAGFMCFSVTGKKMLVQLVNDHGEIIYTTELT; encoded by the coding sequence ATGAAAAAACTGATTCTATTTACAGCTTTGCTGGCCTTTCTTAATGCAGGGGCTCAGGGTTATCTTAAAGAAACCGAATCCGGTTATGAGGGAAAGTTTATACCTAAGCTGCAGCAGGAGGAAGATGCACTTCACTTTTTGGTATTGGGCGACTTTGGCCGTCATGGCCAGTACCATCAAAAGCCCGTGGCAGAACAAATGGGTGCTGCTGCCATCACACTGGATATAGATTTTACAATCTCTGTAGGCGATAACTTTTATCCTAACGGGATAGAAAGCACACAGGATCCTCAGCTTCAAAATTCTTTTGAGGATATCTATACCAATACAAAGCTGTATGAAAACTGGTATGTTGCTTTAGGTAATCATGATTATAACGGTAACATACAAGCCCAGATAGATTATACAAAAGTGAGCCGCCGCTGGCAAATGCCCGATAAGTATTATCAGGAAACGTTTACCCTTAAAGACGGCAGTAAACTGCTTATGGTAGTTATGGATACCAATCCGTTTATAGACAGCTACTATAATAAGGATAATGATATGTATAAAAATATCATTGCCCAGGATACTACCGCACAAAGGAAGTGGCTGGCAGAAACACTTGAAAAAACCGATGCCAAATGGAAAATAGTTGTAGGGCATCATCCGTTATATAGCGGAGGGAAGAGAAAGAACAGCGCCGATACAAAATCCTTTGAAAAAAAGTTTGCCGCTTTTTTTGATAAGTATAAGGTAGATGCTTACCTGTGCGGGCACGAGCACGATTTACAGGTAGTAAGACCAAAAGGCCGCTATACTACCCAGTTCCTTTCGGGAGCGGGGAGTGAAGTAAGGCCAAGCGGTGAGCGCGAGGGTACTCTTTATGCCAACAACGAGGCCGGGTTTATGTGCTTTTCTGTAACCGGAAAGAAAATGCTGGTACAGTTAGTTAACGACCATGGCGAAATTATTTACACAACAGAACTGACATAA
- a CDS encoding OB-fold protein, with the protein MKKRKILIISGILMLVFAAAYYFYFGFLYKDARNIEAEQPAYTITAETLVKDYETDRVKANSKYLNKTIVVLGNVNESDSTTLALAGGVSCSFDAALSAQTGEQIKVKGRCIGFDELFGEVKLDQCTINQ; encoded by the coding sequence ATGAAAAAGAGAAAAATACTTATCATTTCCGGTATACTGATGCTGGTTTTTGCAGCAGCCTACTATTTCTATTTCGGCTTTTTATATAAAGATGCCCGTAACATAGAGGCAGAGCAGCCGGCTTATACCATAACAGCAGAGACCCTTGTAAAGGATTATGAAACCGACAGGGTTAAGGCCAACTCAAAATACCTTAATAAGACAATTGTGGTGCTTGGTAATGTAAATGAATCAGACAGTACCACGCTGGCATTGGCAGGTGGTGTGTCATGCAGCTTTGATGCCGCATTATCAGCCCAAACAGGGGAGCAGATTAAGGTAAAGGGGAGATGCATAGGCTTTGATGAGCTTTTTGGCGAAGTAAAACTGGATCAGTGTACAATTAATCAATAA
- a CDS encoding phytase — translation MRKNIILAAALGLTLVSCGDKLAPVREDAIKPAVVTEATPHDTDDPSIWINPEDATKSLIVGTDKDTDGGLYMYDLNGKIVKKSITLKRPNNVDIAYGLMVGGKKTDVAVTTERESNKIRVFSLPDLEPIDNGGIDVFTGEAERDPMGIALYTQTKDSLTSIYAIVGRKSGPSGSYLWQYELAGNDNGTVTAKVVRKFGNYSGNKEIEAIAVDNELGVVYCCDEGKGIRKYKADPQGGNEELAFFGQTDFKEDHEGMAIYKATDSTGYILVSNQQANTFMVYPREGMNGNPNEYKLLAEIPTSTIECDGADATSLNLGGKFPKGMLVAMSNGMTFHYYDWNTIQKLIDEKIK, via the coding sequence ATGAGAAAAAACATAATACTTGCAGCTGCTTTAGGATTAACACTTGTTTCCTGCGGAGATAAGCTGGCCCCGGTAAGGGAAGATGCCATAAAGCCTGCTGTAGTGACTGAAGCTACTCCACACGATACTGACGACCCATCTATATGGATAAATCCTGAAGATGCAACTAAAAGCCTTATTGTAGGAACCGATAAGGATACAGATGGCGGATTGTACATGTATGACCTTAACGGTAAAATCGTAAAAAAATCGATTACCCTTAAAAGGCCTAACAATGTTGATATAGCTTACGGACTAATGGTAGGCGGTAAAAAGACCGATGTTGCTGTTACTACCGAAAGGGAAAGTAATAAGATTAGGGTTTTCAGCCTTCCGGATCTTGAGCCGATTGACAATGGCGGTATTGATGTATTTACGGGAGAGGCAGAGCGCGACCCAATGGGTATTGCACTGTATACACAAACCAAAGACAGCCTAACGTCAATATATGCCATAGTAGGTAGAAAAAGCGGGCCATCGGGCAGCTATTTGTGGCAGTACGAGCTTGCCGGAAATGATAACGGTACGGTAACTGCTAAAGTGGTAAGAAAGTTTGGTAACTACAGTGGTAACAAAGAGATAGAAGCCATTGCCGTAGATAACGAACTTGGTGTGGTTTACTGCTGTGATGAAGGAAAAGGTATAAGAAAATACAAAGCCGACCCTCAGGGAGGTAATGAGGAGCTTGCCTTTTTCGGTCAAACTGATTTTAAGGAAGATCATGAAGGGATGGCTATTTATAAAGCAACCGACTCTACAGGATATATACTGGTATCAAATCAACAGGCCAATACTTTTATGGTTTACCCTCGTGAAGGAATGAATGGTAATCCTAACGAATATAAATTACTGGCAGAAATACCAACTTCAACTATAGAGTGTGATGGTGCCGATGCAACCAGCCTGAACCTTGGAGGTAAATTCCCTAAAGGTATGCTTGTGGCAATGAGCAACGGTATGACGTTTCATTACTACGACTGGAACACGATCCAGAAACTGATAGACGAAAAAATAAAATAG
- a CDS encoding cytochrome c, protein MKKLIYISIAVMAAALCSCESNTYEDISDPFIINGTVTYTGYVKGIVDDKCVSCHNPGGDASSRPLQTYDQVKDAVLNHDLLTRIQLQSGEEDLMPKTGRMSQNRINVILQWKEDGLLE, encoded by the coding sequence ATGAAGAAACTAATATACATAAGCATAGCGGTAATGGCAGCAGCTTTATGCTCCTGCGAGTCTAATACATATGAGGATATAAGCGATCCGTTTATAATAAACGGCACTGTAACCTATACCGGATATGTAAAGGGTATAGTGGATGATAAATGTGTTTCCTGCCATAACCCGGGAGGAGATGCCTCATCAAGGCCTTTACAAACGTACGATCAGGTTAAGGATGCGGTACTCAATCATGATTTGCTTACACGCATTCAGTTGCAGTCGGGAGAGGAGGATTTAATGCCGAAAACCGGCAGGATGTCGCAAAACCGGATTAACGTTATCCTGCAATGGAAGGAGGATGGATTATTAGAATAA
- a CDS encoding DUF5777 family beta-barrel protein, whose product MRNFFVTVLCLMGGFSAFAQDDLLAEIDTTATQGYDTPAFKGLQIVTLQSTKTPAAKEAYFVVSHRFGTVKDGISEFFGLDMATTKIGGVYGITDWVSVSASRHTLLKVYEAAVKYRLANQGDDFPLTVIGYNTVDVNTFLEKDDYPNIEFNDRLTYITQFLVSRKVSEKLSLEVVPMYIHKNLYNPDIENDNQVSLGAGGRYKIGKRLSLNMEYIYNFDKPGYYQNPLSVGLDIETGGHVFQLLFTNSQAMTEGGYVTTAAGDWGNGDFFFGFNLYRVF is encoded by the coding sequence ATGAGGAATTTTTTTGTAACAGTACTTTGCCTTATGGGAGGGTTTTCGGCATTTGCACAAGACGACCTTTTGGCAGAAATAGACACAACAGCCACTCAGGGTTATGATACCCCGGCTTTTAAAGGATTACAGATAGTAACGTTGCAGTCTACCAAAACACCGGCAGCCAAAGAAGCCTACTTTGTGGTTTCACACAGATTTGGAACGGTAAAGGATGGTATCTCGGAGTTTTTTGGACTGGATATGGCAACCACTAAAATTGGAGGGGTTTATGGTATTACCGACTGGGTTTCGGTTAGTGCCTCCCGTCACACCCTTTTAAAAGTATATGAGGCAGCCGTAAAGTACAGGCTGGCAAATCAGGGAGACGATTTTCCATTAACGGTTATAGGCTACAATACGGTAGATGTAAATACCTTTTTGGAAAAGGATGATTACCCTAATATAGAGTTTAATGACAGGCTTACCTATATTACCCAGTTTTTGGTTTCCAGAAAAGTGTCCGAAAAGCTTTCGTTGGAGGTAGTGCCTATGTATATTCATAAAAATCTGTACAACCCGGATATAGAAAATGATAATCAGGTGTCGTTGGGTGCGGGAGGCAGGTATAAGATAGGGAAAAGGCTTTCCCTGAACATGGAATATATATACAATTTTGATAAGCCGGGATATTACCAAAATCCGCTTTCTGTAGGGTTGGATATAGAAACAGGGGGACACGTGTTCCAGTTGTTGTTTACCAATTCTCAGGCTATGACCGAAGGTGGTTATGTAACCACTGCGGCGGGCGACTGGGGTAACGGCGATTTCTTTTTTGGGTTTAACTTATACAGGGTATTTTAA